A stretch of the Capsicum annuum cultivar UCD-10X-F1 chromosome 10, UCD10Xv1.1, whole genome shotgun sequence genome encodes the following:
- the LOC107845509 gene encoding probable beta-1,3-galactosyltransferase 14, whose translation MGLKMPANPKIFTARSSYWYNYNSRRSAILILCFLIGFAGFVFGFIAISRRGLGNSCKYAEPRSVSVAWDKTVMSRGDVVDDENGLGVSDGGYKRHKVMGFVGIQTGFGSVARRRSLRKTWFPSDHNGLQKLEEATGLAFRFVIGKTSDKSKMSALKKEVAEYDDFVLLDIEEEYSKLPYKTLAFFKAAYALYDSEFYVKADDDIYLRPDRLSLLLAKERSHSQTYLGCMKKGPVFTDPKLKWYEPLSSILGKEYFLHAYGPIYALSADVVASLVALKNNSFRMFSNEDVTIGAWMLAMNVNHENNKQLCQPECTASSIAVWDIPSCSGLCKPEKKMLELHANDVCSKSPTLPSEDD comes from the exons ATGGGGTTAAAAATGCCTGCAAACCCAAAAATCTTTACTGCTAGATCATCCTATTGGTATAACTACAATTCACGTAGATCAGCAATCTTGATTCTATGTTTTCTTATTGGTTTTGCTGGTTTTGTTTTCGGGTTTATTGCGATTTCAAGGAGGGGTTTAGGAAATAGCTGTAAATATGCTGAACCTAGATCTGTTTCTGTTGCTTGGGATAAAACTGTGATGAGTAGAGGAGATGTTGTGGATGATGAAAATGGGCTTGGGGTTAGTGATGGAGGGTACAAGAGGCATAAAGTTATGGGATTTGTTGGAATTCAGACTGGATTTGGATCGGTTGCTCGGAGGAGATCGTTGCGAAAGACTTGGTTTCCCTCTGATCACAATGGACTTCAAAA GTTAGAAGAAGCCACTGGATTGGCTTTTAGATTTGTTATTGGCAAAACAAGTGATAAATCCAAGATGTCAGCGCTTAAGAAAGAGGTAGCGGAATATGATGATTTTGTACTATTAGACATTGAAGAAGAGTACAGTAAGCTCCCATACAAAAC CTTAGCGTTTTTCAAGGCTGCCTACGCACTTTATGATTCTGAGTTCTATGTTAAAGCTGATGATGACATATACTTACGGCCAG ATCGCCTTTCATTGCTCTTGGCGAAAGAGCGGTCTCACTCGCAGACATACCTTGGATGCATGAAAAAGGGTCCAGTTTTCACCGACCCAAAGCTCAAATG GTATGAACCACTTTCATCTATTCTCGGGAAGGAGTATTTTCTACATGCTTACGGTCCTATTTATGCTCTTTCTGCTGATGTCGTCGCAAGTTTGGTTGCTCTGAAGAACAACAG TTTCCGAATGTTTAGCAACGAGGATGTTACCATTGGCGCCTGGATGCTTGCGATGAATGTCAATCACGAGAATAACAAGCAACTATGTCAACCAGAGTGTACGGCATCGTCTATTGCTGTGTGGGATATTCCGAGTTGTTCAG GTCTGTGTAAACCCGAGAAGAAAATGTTGGAACTTCATGCGAACGACGTCTGCTCAAAGAGTCCGACTCTACCATCAGAAGACGATTGA